AAGAGATTCCAAATCGAAAGCCGGATGTAACGAAATTAAGAGAACTTGTTCAGTTTCAAGCGAAAGTAACGTGGGAACAAGGATTGAAAGAAACTATGAAGTGGTTTCGTGAAGAAAACCATGACTAAATCAGTATCTGTTATTATTCCAGCGTGTAATGAAATAGATACAATTTCTGATGTTATTCATTCAATAATACCTTTAAATCCATTGGAAATCATAGTAGTGACTAATGGGTGTACAGATGGAACAGATAAGGTCGCTGAAAATTTAGGATGTAAAGTTATTAATTATAGAGAGTCACTTGGGAATGATGTAGGGCGTGCAGTAGGTGCCAAACATGCAAAAGGTGACGTTCTATTATTTGTAGATGGTGATTTTGCTATTCGAACTTCACAATTGCAATTATTTCTTAATCCAATTTTATATGATCAGGCTGATGTAGTTTTAAATAATTTGGGCGCATTATTTTTAAAGAAACAAAGACCGCACTCTATTACAGTATGGCGCCAAATATTAAATGCAATGTTAGAGAAAGAAGAATTACAAATTGACTCTTTACTATCTGTACCTCATGCGCTGACGAAGGAAGTTGTGCAAAATATTGGATACGAATGTTTTGTTAATCCTATTGTGGCTCATCTACGTCTAGTACAAAGTAAATGGAGAATTAGCCGTCATTGTGCGATTGATGTTATTACTCCGAATAAATTTCGCCCACTCGAGCATGCTGCATACGGCACGAATCTTGCTCATTCCGAAAAACGAATGATAGGCGATCATATAGAAGCTGTAGCAGAGAGGATATTAGGCAGTGATACGCGCGGGGGATATTGCGATGGAAATAGGAAAAGAGATAGTGTCTACCATACTCTAAATTTTGAAGATTTTTATCAAGGGTGGGGCATTACATCTAATTTGTATAAAGGACAGCAATTATCGGTTATTATTCCTGTGCAAAATGAAGAGATGACGATTGGAAAGATTATAGAAGAGCTTCGCAAAATTGAACCATTGGAAATCATTGTTGTTGTAAATGGTTCGTCCGATAAAACGGCAACAATTGCAAAAGACAAGGGAGCAACAACAATTGTGTATAAAGAAGCACTTGGAAACGATGTGGGGCGTTCACTTGGAACTTATTTTGCAAAAGGAGAAATTGTTTTATTTATAGACGGTGATTTTGTTATCCCAGCTAGTGAGCTATATCCCTTTGCAAAAGCTATTGCAGATGGAACGGATGTCGCATTAAATGATTTAAATCATTATTTAGATTTGAGAGTACCACTTCATCTTGTAACAGCATTTAAATATGCATTAAATTTAGCTTGTGATAGAAAAGATTTAGGAGTAGGCTCTCTTATTGCTGTACCTAATGCATTTAGTCGTACTTGTTTGAAGGAAATAGGGTATAAATCATTATTGTCACCTTGTGTAGCACAAGTTAAAGCTGTACTCTCAGGTTTTGAAATCGCTTGTGTAAGTCGTATCGATGTTGATAAGATGAACCGTATTCGTCCCAGTGAACATTTCGCAAAAATAGGTCATCCTCCAGCTGTCCTTCGAATTATTGGTGATCATATAGAAGGATTAGAGCAATTAA
This Bacillus mycoides DNA region includes the following protein-coding sequences:
- a CDS encoding glycosyltransferase family 2 protein — its product is MTKSVSVIIPACNEIDTISDVIHSIIPLNPLEIIVVTNGCTDGTDKVAENLGCKVINYRESLGNDVGRAVGAKHAKGDVLLFVDGDFAIRTSQLQLFLNPILYDQADVVLNNLGALFLKKQRPHSITVWRQILNAMLEKEELQIDSLLSVPHALTKEVVQNIGYECFVNPIVAHLRLVQSKWRISRHCAIDVITPNKFRPLEHAAYGTNLAHSEKRMIGDHIEAVAERILGSDTRGGYCDGNRKRDSVYHTLNFEDFYQGWGITSNLYKGQQLSVIIPVQNEEMTIGKIIEELRKIEPLEIIVVVNGSSDKTATIAKDKGATTIVYKEALGNDVGRSLGTYFAKGEIVLFIDGDFVIPASELYPFAKAIADGTDVALNDLNHYLDLRVPLHLVTAFKYALNLACDRKDLGVGSLIAVPNAFSRTCLKEIGYKSLLSPCVAQVKAVLSGFEIACVSRIDVDKMNRIRPSEHFAKIGHPPAVLRIIGDHIEGLEQLITLTNSRGGFYAGNRKRDVL